The following are from one region of the Flavimobilis soli genome:
- a CDS encoding thioredoxin family protein, whose protein sequence is MATVPIDPETLGRLVAGPGVVLLDFWAPWCRPCHYFKPVFEAASQRHPDLVFGSVNTDEQQGLAARFHVMSLPTLVILRDGEIVFSRAGVARLTELERIIDAVTADR, encoded by the coding sequence GTGGCCACCGTCCCGATCGACCCCGAGACGCTCGGTCGGCTCGTCGCCGGGCCGGGTGTCGTGCTGCTCGACTTCTGGGCGCCGTGGTGCCGGCCGTGCCACTACTTCAAGCCCGTGTTCGAGGCCGCGTCGCAGCGGCACCCCGACCTCGTGTTCGGCAGCGTCAACACGGACGAGCAGCAAGGGCTCGCAGCGCGCTTCCACGTGATGTCGCTGCCGACACTCGTCATCCTGCGCGACGGCGAGATCGTCTTCTCCCGCGCGGGCGTCGCGCGGCTCACCGAGCTCGAGCGGATCATCGACGCGGTGACAGCCGACCGCTGA
- a CDS encoding DEAD/DEAH box helicase, producing MLTDAQIAALVGRTVLARGEDVRAQGRVVSVARNGSTVVGHVTGSNDEQYVAVVNFAGTGDAARPRHGTCSCPVRLNCKHVAATLLTLKARERAVDDLPDAGAAAAPRGLSASPRGSNAATGREGERTARDYASKPEWQRTFEGLLDDAPPAPRPAPPALTPWGTRVTTEVALMVEATPVTRSSRVAGVGGVNVTVRPLAKGRTGTWVRQGVSWQDFRYPDASISLPPEQFTALRALAALGDVDYLNSSVLGIHIERLPGPALWAALTEAYRTGVPFLHPDRSELAFEPRPVPVVLKISHSRRKEGGLRVSAGFDLPRKWRETPNIVRLGEPAAGILGWGGTDEPGRSTTLRLAATRPLDPSVISLLDRPSPLLVPEDDVERFFAQVLPRLRGLVDQVVVADGVAMPAAPEPTLWLDVVRSPSHDTRLRWEWRYAPTGPDDDAPRDLGPALLTADLGTPALGAMRDEVAENAILDRVLDTVPRLLRHVEQGFEQGVGTEELTGLDTVTFFAEELPELQAAAAATPGFEIDVHGEGVDYRLVEHVDVTVDTTERENDRDWFDLQVRVSVGDQEVPYEVLFRAIAAGSSHLLLADGSYFALDDPRFERLRDIIAEARAMQEGTGGPLRVSRFQATLFEELESLGVVGDQAAQWRDALGALAQGGAPTRIDVPATMHAELRPYQRDGLDWLAFLAEHHLGGVLADDMGLGKTIQTLAFVAHLLRQDVPDDAAPGTRRPPVLVVAPTSVVGNWVAEARRFVPDLTAVSVSTTAAKRRGRTLADEIGDADIVVTSYALFRLDFESYDALDWSTLVLDEAQFVKNHQSVGYQCARKLRTPTKIALTGTPLENNLMELWSIMSIVCPGLFPSPTRFAEHFARPIERKGDNVRLAQLRRRVAPFMVRRTKEAVAADLPPKVEAVTEVDLNPRHRKVYDRLLARERARVLGLVDDLDGHRFEVLRSLTILRQAALDVSLVADADPHIAPAEPGDDAAVGPAVDGPAVHGPGSGAGPHHAPSSKLEVLFEMLDDILAEEHSVLIFSQFTQFLGKVRDGLVARGVEHSYLDGRTRNRQETIERFTSGGTKVFLISLKAGGFGLNLTAADYCILLDPWWNPAAEAQAVDRAHRIGQTKQVMVYRLVAQDTIEEKVMALKAGKSALFTSVLDGGAAGGAGLSAQDVRELLA from the coding sequence ATGCTCACCGACGCCCAGATCGCAGCGCTCGTCGGCCGCACCGTGCTCGCTCGGGGCGAGGACGTGCGGGCGCAGGGGCGTGTCGTGTCTGTCGCGCGCAACGGGAGCACCGTCGTCGGGCACGTCACCGGGTCGAACGACGAGCAGTACGTCGCCGTCGTGAACTTCGCCGGCACGGGTGACGCCGCCCGGCCGCGGCACGGTACGTGCAGCTGCCCGGTGCGGCTCAACTGCAAGCACGTCGCCGCGACGCTCCTGACGCTCAAGGCGCGCGAGCGCGCCGTCGACGACCTCCCCGACGCAGGCGCGGCCGCGGCTCCGCGCGGCCTGAGCGCGAGCCCGCGCGGCTCGAACGCGGCTACGGGCCGCGAGGGTGAGCGCACCGCCCGTGACTACGCGTCCAAGCCCGAGTGGCAGCGCACGTTCGAGGGCCTGCTCGACGACGCGCCCCCGGCTCCGCGTCCTGCACCGCCCGCGCTCACCCCGTGGGGCACGCGCGTGACGACCGAGGTCGCGCTCATGGTCGAGGCGACGCCTGTGACGCGGTCGTCGCGTGTGGCGGGCGTCGGCGGCGTCAACGTCACGGTCCGCCCGCTCGCGAAGGGCCGCACGGGCACGTGGGTGCGTCAGGGCGTCTCGTGGCAGGACTTCCGCTACCCCGACGCGTCCATCTCCCTGCCGCCCGAGCAGTTCACGGCTCTGCGCGCGCTCGCGGCCCTCGGCGACGTCGACTACCTGAACTCGTCCGTGCTCGGCATCCACATCGAGCGTCTCCCCGGGCCGGCGCTGTGGGCTGCGCTCACCGAGGCGTACCGGACGGGCGTGCCGTTCCTGCACCCTGACCGCAGCGAGCTCGCGTTCGAGCCGCGTCCCGTGCCCGTCGTGCTGAAGATCTCGCACAGCCGCCGCAAGGAGGGCGGCCTGCGCGTCTCGGCGGGCTTCGACCTGCCGCGCAAGTGGCGCGAGACGCCGAACATCGTCCGCCTCGGCGAGCCCGCCGCGGGCATCCTCGGCTGGGGTGGCACGGACGAGCCTGGCCGCTCGACGACGCTGCGGCTCGCAGCCACGCGCCCGCTCGACCCGTCCGTCATCAGCCTGCTCGACCGTCCGTCGCCGCTGCTCGTCCCGGAGGACGACGTCGAGCGGTTCTTCGCGCAGGTCCTGCCGCGGCTGCGCGGCCTCGTCGACCAGGTCGTCGTCGCTGACGGCGTCGCGATGCCCGCGGCGCCCGAGCCGACGCTGTGGCTCGACGTCGTGCGCAGCCCGTCGCACGACACGCGTCTGCGCTGGGAGTGGCGGTACGCCCCGACCGGCCCGGACGACGACGCGCCCCGCGACCTCGGCCCCGCCCTCCTCACCGCGGACCTCGGCACGCCTGCGCTCGGCGCGATGCGCGACGAGGTCGCGGAGAACGCGATCCTCGACCGCGTGCTCGACACCGTGCCGCGCCTCCTGCGACACGTCGAGCAGGGCTTCGAGCAGGGTGTCGGCACGGAAGAGCTCACCGGCCTCGACACGGTGACGTTCTTCGCGGAGGAGCTGCCCGAGCTGCAGGCGGCCGCCGCGGCCACGCCTGGCTTCGAGATCGACGTCCACGGCGAGGGCGTCGACTACCGGCTCGTCGAGCACGTCGACGTCACGGTCGACACGACCGAGCGCGAGAACGACCGCGACTGGTTCGACCTGCAGGTGCGCGTCTCCGTGGGGGACCAGGAGGTCCCGTACGAGGTGCTGTTCCGCGCGATCGCCGCGGGCTCGAGCCACCTCCTCCTCGCGGACGGCTCGTACTTCGCGCTCGACGACCCGCGCTTCGAGCGGCTGCGCGACATCATCGCCGAGGCCCGCGCGATGCAGGAGGGCACGGGCGGCCCGCTGCGCGTCTCGCGCTTCCAGGCGACGCTGTTCGAGGAGCTCGAGTCGCTCGGCGTCGTCGGCGACCAGGCGGCGCAGTGGCGCGACGCGCTCGGCGCCCTCGCGCAGGGTGGCGCGCCCACGCGCATCGACGTCCCGGCGACGATGCATGCCGAGCTGAGGCCCTACCAGCGCGACGGCCTCGACTGGCTCGCGTTCCTCGCCGAGCACCACCTCGGCGGCGTCCTCGCCGACGACATGGGACTCGGCAAGACGATCCAGACGCTCGCGTTCGTCGCGCACCTGCTCAGGCAGGACGTGCCCGACGACGCAGCGCCCGGGACGCGGCGCCCGCCCGTGCTCGTGGTCGCGCCGACGAGCGTCGTCGGGAACTGGGTCGCGGAGGCGCGGCGCTTCGTCCCCGACCTCACAGCCGTCTCGGTCTCGACGACGGCCGCGAAGCGGCGAGGGCGCACGCTCGCCGACGAGATCGGCGACGCCGACATCGTCGTCACGTCGTACGCCCTGTTCCGTCTGGACTTCGAGTCGTACGACGCGCTCGACTGGTCGACGCTCGTCCTCGACGAGGCTCAGTTCGTCAAGAACCACCAGTCGGTCGGCTACCAGTGCGCGCGCAAGCTGCGCACGCCCACGAAGATCGCGCTGACGGGCACCCCGCTCGAGAACAACCTCATGGAGCTGTGGTCGATCATGTCGATCGTCTGCCCCGGCCTGTTCCCGAGCCCCACACGTTTCGCCGAGCACTTCGCCCGTCCGATCGAGCGCAAGGGCGACAACGTGCGCCTCGCGCAGCTCCGCCGTCGGGTCGCGCCGTTCATGGTGCGCCGCACCAAGGAGGCCGTCGCGGCGGACCTGCCGCCGAAGGTCGAGGCGGTCACCGAGGTCGACCTCAACCCGCGCCACCGCAAGGTGTACGACCGGCTGCTGGCGCGCGAGCGTGCCCGCGTCCTCGGGCTCGTTGACGACCTCGACGGCCACCGTTTCGAGGTGCTGCGCTCGCTGACGATCCTGAGGCAGGCGGCGCTCGACGTGTCGCTCGTCGCGGACGCGGACCCGCACATCGCGCCGGCGGAGCCGGGGGACGACGCCGCGGTCGGGCCAGCGGTGGACGGACCGGCCGTGCACGGCCCGGGGTCCGGGGCGGGGCCCCACCACGCGCCGTCGTCCAAGCTCGAGGTGCTGTTCGAGATGCTCGACGACATCCTCGCTGAGGAGCACTCGGTGCTGATCTTCAGCCAGTTCACGCAGTTCCTCGGCAAGGTGCGTGACGGGCTGGTCGCACGCGGCGTCGAGCACTCGTACCTCGACGGCCGCACGCGCAACCGTCAGGAGACGATCGAGCGCTTCACGTCGGGCGGGACGAAGGTGTTCCTGATCTCGCTCAAGGCGGGCGGGTTCGGTCTGAACCTCACGGCGGCCGACTACTGCATCCTGCTCGACCCGTGGTGGAACCCGGCGGCGGAGGCGCAGGCGGTCGACCGTGCGCACCGCATCGGTCAGACCAAGCAGGTCATGGTCTACCGGCTGGTCGCACAGGACACGATCGAGGAGAAGGTCATGGCCCTCAAGGCGGGCAAGTCCGCGCTGTTCACGTCGGTGCTCGACGGCGGCGCGGCGGGCGGCGCGGGCCTCAGCGCGCAGGATGTCCGCGAGCTGCTCGCCTGA
- a CDS encoding DUF6318 family protein: MPATSSLALRCASVVLAAILLTGCTSEAAPSPTAPPTPLPASKTPSATPTASATADKPTIEKITTPPAVPVDLKTPGKVGSKAAVEYFVALYGYTLNTGDTSLLRSISAPTCEYCSALAEGAEKLADEDRLLLGSALSIDLAKLYEPESSNEHHTWLMDLVIAPGIEVSPEGERVDRPRETHTTALVAAWSDGAWKIEAKRGVNELPAR; this comes from the coding sequence ATGCCCGCGACCTCCTCGCTCGCCCTGCGCTGCGCCTCCGTCGTCCTCGCGGCGATCCTGCTCACCGGATGCACGAGCGAGGCGGCGCCCTCGCCGACCGCGCCGCCGACGCCCTTGCCCGCGAGCAAGACGCCCTCAGCGACCCCCACCGCGAGCGCGACAGCCGACAAGCCGACGATCGAGAAGATCACGACACCGCCAGCCGTTCCCGTAGACCTCAAGACGCCCGGCAAGGTCGGCTCCAAAGCGGCCGTCGAGTACTTCGTAGCGCTCTACGGATACACGCTGAACACAGGCGACACGTCGCTGCTGCGCAGCATCTCTGCGCCGACATGCGAGTACTGCAGCGCCCTTGCCGAGGGGGCCGAGAAGCTCGCTGACGAGGACCGACTGCTGCTCGGGTCAGCCCTCTCGATCGACCTCGCCAAGCTATATGAGCCCGAGTCGTCGAACGAGCACCACACCTGGTTGATGGACCTAGTCATTGCCCCCGGGATCGAGGTGTCCCCTGAGGGCGAGCGCGTCGATCGGCCACGAGAGACCCACACGACGGCCCTTGTCGCAGCTTGGTCCGACGGCGCATGGAAGATCGAGGCGAAGCGCGGCGTCAACGAGTTACCCGCCCGATGA
- a CDS encoding TM0106 family RecB-like putative nuclease — translation MYQAELFDGTFSGRADFLVRTDDGYAVYDTKLARHAKVTAVLQLAAYADQLQRAGITVAPEAHLVLGDRTTSTHRIDDIVPLLRFRRSRVEALVEQHMRATEPIAWGAPGITACGRCDTCQEEVAAHRDVLLVANLSTVQRARLNAAGIETIDDLAASDGPVPGISGGTLATLRAQARLQVIQSPPDGDAPTLPDGRPRITVDVFAPEALRRLPRPDAGDIYFDFEGDPLWAEDGSVDWGLEYLFGLVTEPSSKDDEPPFVPIWAHDRAQEKKALERFLALVVERRAQHPGMHVYHYAPYETTALKRLVGRHGIGEDVLDDLLRSGVFVDLYAIVRASLRTSQPSYSIKYLEPLYTPTARAGVTNAQDSITEYAEACRLRDTGDTDGFEAKLDEIGAYNRDDCISTRRLRDWLLARAAEHGVHPTAGSASAPDDGATTAQPAPSELALRIQAAQAALLAHVRDDVARPDRTPDEQALAMLAAAMDYHRREERPAWWEHFDRLATPVDEWTSRSAFRPAETTPGVLEVHAADWQAPVKPKRTWCRTLTVVGQLEPGTDLTEGTTVWPVYRGPAGDGMKGSATGDLVWNPSGAKVLEIRSDGEQTTLVLAESCPGGQSGWTALPVALAPSITSLGKPLATAITDLAERVVQSLGSPDAGGPELPPLAMLDLLRRVPPRLREGAAWPTEEEREHDPIAAITRTVRTLDGSYLAVQGPPGTGKTHTGSHVIAELVAAGWKVGVVAQSHAVVENMLRAVQKAGVDPDQIAKKPPTDQPVEDGADHPWVPLKDEKTFAGFFARHDATGTGYVVGGTAWDFASPRKLPDGGYDLLVVDEAGQFALANTLAVAQAARNVMLLGDPQQLPQVSQGVHPEPVETSALGWLMGDHTTLPDHLGFFLAESWRMHPAVCDAVSRLSYDGRLTSRPGVAETRSLDGVEPGVRTVLVEHHGNATVSDAEADEVVAQVAAVVGRRWQDPAAKTPEDRPLAAADVLVVAAYNAQVAAIRHRLDRAGFRDTRVGTVDKFQGREAPVAIVSFAASSGAEVPRGIGFLLNRNRVNVAVSRAKHHAVIVRSPALVDHLPTTPAGVAELGAFLGLSPQG, via the coding sequence ATCTACCAGGCCGAGCTCTTCGACGGCACCTTCTCCGGCCGCGCCGACTTCCTCGTCCGCACCGACGACGGCTACGCCGTCTACGACACCAAGCTCGCCCGGCACGCCAAGGTCACCGCCGTCCTCCAGCTCGCCGCCTACGCCGACCAGCTCCAGCGCGCCGGCATCACCGTCGCCCCCGAAGCCCACCTCGTCCTCGGCGACCGCACCACCTCCACGCACCGCATCGACGACATCGTTCCCCTCCTGCGGTTCCGCCGCTCCCGCGTCGAAGCCCTCGTCGAGCAGCACATGCGCGCGACCGAACCCATCGCCTGGGGCGCCCCCGGGATCACCGCCTGCGGACGGTGCGACACCTGCCAGGAAGAGGTCGCCGCGCACCGCGACGTCCTCCTCGTCGCCAACCTCAGCACCGTCCAGCGCGCCCGTCTCAACGCAGCCGGCATCGAGACGATCGACGACCTCGCCGCGAGCGACGGTCCCGTCCCCGGCATCTCCGGCGGCACCCTCGCCACCCTTCGCGCCCAGGCCAGGCTCCAGGTCATCCAGTCACCGCCCGACGGCGACGCCCCCACCCTCCCCGACGGCCGGCCCCGCATCACCGTCGACGTCTTCGCCCCCGAAGCGCTGCGACGACTCCCCCGGCCCGACGCCGGCGACATCTACTTCGACTTCGAGGGCGACCCGCTCTGGGCCGAGGACGGTTCGGTCGACTGGGGGCTCGAGTACCTCTTCGGCCTCGTCACAGAACCGAGCTCGAAGGACGACGAACCGCCGTTCGTCCCGATCTGGGCGCACGACCGTGCCCAGGAGAAGAAGGCCCTCGAACGCTTCCTCGCGCTCGTCGTCGAGCGCCGCGCGCAGCACCCCGGCATGCACGTCTACCACTACGCCCCTTACGAGACGACGGCGCTCAAGCGGCTCGTCGGCAGGCACGGCATCGGCGAAGACGTGCTCGACGACCTGCTGCGCTCCGGCGTCTTCGTCGACCTGTACGCGATCGTCCGCGCCTCCCTGCGCACCTCGCAGCCGTCCTACTCGATCAAGTACCTCGAGCCGCTCTACACGCCCACCGCCCGTGCGGGCGTCACGAACGCCCAGGACTCCATCACCGAGTACGCCGAGGCATGCCGGCTCCGCGACACCGGCGACACTGACGGCTTCGAGGCCAAGCTCGACGAGATCGGCGCGTACAACCGCGACGACTGCATCTCCACACGCCGCCTGCGCGACTGGCTCCTCGCCCGCGCCGCCGAGCACGGCGTCCACCCCACCGCCGGCAGCGCGTCCGCACCCGACGACGGCGCGACGACCGCGCAGCCCGCACCGTCCGAGCTGGCGCTGCGCATCCAGGCCGCCCAAGCGGCCCTGCTCGCGCACGTTCGCGACGACGTCGCCCGTCCCGACCGCACCCCTGACGAGCAGGCGCTCGCCATGCTCGCGGCAGCGATGGACTACCATCGGCGCGAAGAACGCCCCGCGTGGTGGGAGCACTTCGACCGCCTCGCGACGCCCGTCGACGAGTGGACCTCACGGTCAGCGTTCCGCCCCGCCGAGACCACTCCCGGCGTCCTCGAGGTCCACGCCGCCGACTGGCAGGCGCCGGTCAAGCCGAAGCGCACCTGGTGCCGCACCCTCACCGTCGTCGGGCAGCTCGAACCCGGCACCGACCTGACCGAGGGCACCACCGTCTGGCCCGTCTACCGCGGCCCCGCGGGCGACGGCATGAAGGGCTCCGCGACCGGCGACCTCGTGTGGAACCCCTCGGGCGCGAAGGTCCTCGAGATCCGGTCCGACGGCGAGCAGACGACGCTCGTCCTCGCCGAGAGCTGCCCGGGCGGGCAGAGCGGCTGGACAGCCCTCCCGGTCGCGCTCGCACCCTCGATCACCTCCCTCGGCAAGCCGCTCGCCACAGCGATCACCGACCTCGCCGAGCGCGTCGTGCAGTCACTCGGCTCCCCCGACGCCGGAGGACCCGAGCTCCCGCCGCTCGCGATGCTCGACCTGCTCCGGCGCGTCCCGCCCCGCCTGCGCGAGGGCGCCGCGTGGCCGACCGAGGAGGAGCGCGAGCACGACCCGATCGCTGCGATCACCCGAACCGTCCGCACGCTCGACGGCTCCTACCTCGCCGTCCAGGGCCCGCCCGGGACCGGCAAGACCCACACCGGGTCGCACGTCATCGCGGAGCTCGTCGCCGCTGGCTGGAAGGTCGGCGTCGTCGCCCAGTCGCACGCCGTCGTCGAGAACATGCTCCGCGCCGTCCAGAAGGCTGGGGTCGACCCCGACCAGATCGCGAAGAAGCCACCCACCGACCAGCCCGTCGAGGACGGCGCAGACCACCCCTGGGTGCCGCTCAAGGACGAGAAGACCTTCGCAGGGTTCTTCGCCCGCCACGACGCCACCGGAACCGGGTACGTCGTCGGCGGCACCGCCTGGGACTTCGCGTCCCCGCGCAAGCTGCCGGACGGCGGCTACGACCTCCTCGTCGTCGACGAGGCCGGCCAGTTCGCGCTCGCCAACACCCTCGCCGTCGCGCAGGCCGCCCGCAACGTCATGCTGCTCGGCGACCCGCAGCAGCTCCCGCAGGTGTCGCAGGGCGTGCACCCCGAACCCGTCGAGACGTCGGCGCTCGGCTGGCTCATGGGCGACCACACGACGCTCCCCGACCACCTCGGCTTCTTCCTCGCCGAGTCCTGGCGCATGCACCCCGCGGTGTGCGACGCCGTCTCCCGGCTCTCGTACGACGGTCGCCTCACCTCACGACCCGGCGTCGCAGAGACACGCTCGCTCGACGGCGTCGAACCCGGCGTGCGCACGGTGCTCGTCGAGCACCACGGCAACGCGACCGTCTCCGACGCGGAGGCGGACGAGGTCGTCGCCCAGGTCGCCGCCGTCGTCGGACGTCGCTGGCAGGACCCCGCCGCCAAGACACCGGAGGACCGGCCGCTCGCCGCCGCCGACGTGCTCGTCGTCGCGGCCTACAACGCCCAGGTTGCCGCGATCCGCCACCGCCTCGACAGAGCCGGGTTCCGCGACACCCGGGTCGGCACGGTCGACAAGTTCCAGGGACGAGAAGCCCCCGTCGCGATCGTGTCGTTCGCCGCGTCGAGCGGCGCCGAAGTCCCGCGCGGCATCGGGTTCCTGCTCAACCGCAACCGCGTCAACGTCGCCGTGTCACGCGCCAAGCACCACGCCGTGATCGTCCGCTCCCCCGCGCTCGTCGACCATCTGCCCACGACGCCCGCAGGCGTCGCCGAGCTCGGCGCGTTCCTCGGCCTGAGCCCGCAGGGCTAG
- a CDS encoding IS3 family transposase (programmed frameshift) — MPKELANGKPTTRRYSSEEKAAAVRMVRTLRAELGVTQGTVQRVATQLGYGVESVRMWVKQADIDDGVTPGVSSAEAQRVRELEQENRELRRANEVLKRAASFFGGGARPPLPEVVAFIDANKDDLVDGRRLGVELICRLLQVAPSSYYAAKTRAPSARALRDEELIPRLVELWEMNYRVYGVRKLWKAARRARIVIGRDQTARLMRVAGIEGARRSKRVKTTRPDPASARHPDLVKREFTATAPNRLWVTDLTFVPTWAGVAYVCFIVDAFSRMIVGWRVASHMRTEMVLDAIEMARWSRGARHADLRCHSDAGSQFTSIRYGERLAEIGATPSIGTVGDSYDNALAETVNGYYKTELVRGPARQRPWKTVEDLELATLGWVHWHNAQRLHGYLGDVPPVEFENAFYAVQADRELLVGIK, encoded by the exons ATGCCGAAGGAACTGGCGAATGGGAAGCCGACGACGCGTCGCTACTCGAGCGAGGAGAAGGCCGCCGCAGTGCGGATGGTGAGGACGCTGCGCGCTGAGCTCGGCGTCACGCAGGGGACGGTGCAGCGGGTCGCGACGCAGCTGGGTTACGGGGTCGAGTCCGTGCGGATGTGGGTCAAGCAGGCCGACATCGACGACGGCGTCACCCCGGGCGTGAGCAGCGCCGAAGCGCAGCGGGTGCGGGAGCTTGAGCAGGAGAACCGGGAGCTTCGCCGCGCCAACGAGGTGCTCAAGCGTGCGGCGTCTTTCTTTG GGGGCGGAGCTCGACCGCCACTACCGGAAGTAGTCGCGTTCATCGACGCGAACAAGGACGACCTGGTCGACGGTCGCCGGCTCGGAGTCGAGCTCATCTGCAGACTGCTGCAGGTGGCCCCGAGCAGCTACTACGCCGCCAAGACCCGCGCCCCCTCGGCTCGCGCGCTGCGGGACGAGGAGCTGATCCCGCGGCTGGTCGAGCTGTGGGAGATGAACTACCGCGTCTACGGGGTCCGCAAGCTGTGGAAGGCGGCCCGACGAGCGAGGATCGTGATCGGTCGGGATCAGACCGCCCGGCTGATGCGGGTCGCGGGGATCGAGGGCGCCCGACGGTCGAAGCGGGTGAAGACCACCCGCCCGGATCCGGCGTCGGCGCGGCACCCGGACCTCGTCAAGCGCGAGTTCACCGCGACCGCACCAAACCGGCTCTGGGTGACGGACCTGACGTTCGTGCCCACCTGGGCCGGCGTCGCTTACGTGTGCTTCATCGTCGACGCGTTCAGCAGGATGATTGTGGGCTGGCGGGTCGCGTCCCACATGCGCACCGAGATGGTCCTCGACGCGATCGAGATGGCCCGCTGGTCCCGCGGTGCACGCCACGCCGATCTGCGCTGTCACAGCGACGCGGGCTCTCAGTTCACGTCGATTCGCTACGGCGAACGCCTCGCGGAGATCGGCGCGACACCCTCGATCGGAACCGTCGGCGATTCGTATGACAACGCCCTGGCCGAGACGGTGAACGGCTATTACAAGACCGAACTCGTCCGCGGACCTGCCCGCCAACGACCGTGGAAGACCGTCGAGGACCTCGAGCTCGCGACGCTCGGGTGGGTGCACTGGCACAATGCGCAACGTCTCCATGGCTACCTCGGCGACGTCCCGCCCGTCGAGTTCGAGAACGCGTTCTATGCTGTCCAAGCCGACCGCGAACTGCTGGTCGGAATCAAATAG
- a CDS encoding carbohydrate-binding domain-containing protein: MTARTHRGARHAASFASVVLVAALVGCSPAASRDTSTSATSSTASVVAVASAKEARENNVEVHDAGDAASWDASTETVVTLSGTTATVAGAAPDAVTVDGSTVTVTRAGTYRLTGTLTDGQVVVATADEDLVRVVLDGAQIASSTSSPLFVEDAGVVAVVLAAGTRNTLSDAAQYEYAEGEDEPNAALFSTADLTIAGTGQLTVEGRSNDGIASKDGLVIESGSISVSALDDGVRGKDYLLVEGGTLLVEAGGDGLKSDQDEDAGKGWIQVLDGTVDVTAGDDGIAAQTDVIVDGGAVTVAATGDGVRGAVAVVVAGGAVNVTQSEEGIEGALIAISGGTTSVVASDDGLNASDGSGSTAQEGPGGTGGVEVPAGKPTDMPERGEAPAGGGAPGGAEAPSGERPSGDMPAGGQGGQGGGRGGMGGATTYTRSDDLHIEISGGALTIDAGGDGIDSNGSLSLSGGATIVYGPMNAGNGALDAESGIQVTGGTLVALGAAGMAQAPDAASAQPWVQLTGAGEADVPVEVVDDAGTVVATFTSPKAFGDAVVSAPDLVAGASYSVKQGGSTVATATATAAS, encoded by the coding sequence ATGACCGCCAGAACTCACCGCGGCGCGCGCCACGCAGCGTCGTTCGCCTCCGTCGTCCTCGTGGCGGCTCTCGTCGGCTGCTCGCCTGCCGCGTCGCGGGACACGTCGACGTCAGCGACGTCGTCGACCGCGTCCGTCGTCGCCGTCGCGTCCGCGAAGGAGGCGCGCGAGAACAACGTCGAGGTGCACGACGCCGGGGACGCGGCGTCGTGGGATGCGTCGACCGAGACGGTGGTCACCCTGAGCGGGACGACCGCGACGGTCGCAGGTGCGGCGCCCGACGCAGTCACGGTCGACGGCTCGACCGTGACGGTCACGAGGGCGGGGACCTACCGGCTGACGGGCACGCTCACGGACGGTCAGGTCGTCGTCGCGACGGCGGACGAGGACCTCGTGCGGGTCGTCCTCGACGGCGCCCAGATCGCGAGCTCGACCTCGTCGCCCCTGTTCGTCGAAGATGCGGGCGTCGTCGCGGTGGTCCTCGCGGCCGGCACGCGCAACACGCTGTCCGACGCCGCGCAGTACGAGTACGCCGAGGGGGAGGACGAGCCGAACGCTGCCCTGTTCTCGACCGCCGACCTGACGATCGCGGGGACCGGGCAGCTGACGGTCGAAGGCCGGTCGAACGACGGCATCGCGTCCAAGGACGGGCTCGTCATCGAGTCGGGCTCCATCTCGGTCTCGGCTCTCGACGACGGCGTGCGAGGCAAGGACTACCTCCTCGTCGAGGGCGGCACGCTGCTTGTCGAGGCGGGCGGCGACGGCCTCAAGTCGGACCAGGACGAGGACGCTGGCAAGGGGTGGATCCAGGTGCTCGACGGCACGGTCGACGTGACCGCCGGCGACGACGGGATCGCGGCGCAGACCGATGTGATCGTCGACGGCGGCGCGGTCACCGTCGCGGCGACGGGCGACGGGGTCCGCGGCGCCGTCGCGGTTGTCGTCGCGGGTGGGGCAGTGAACGTCACGCAGTCCGAGGAGGGCATCGAGGGCGCGCTGATCGCCATATCGGGAGGAACGACGTCGGTCGTCGCGTCAGATGACGGCCTCAACGCGTCGGACGGCTCCGGCTCGACGGCGCAGGAGGGCCCCGGCGGAACCGGTGGCGTCGAGGTGCCCGCCGGGAAGCCGACCGACATGCCTGAGCGCGGCGAGGCCCCCGCAGGGGGCGGCGCTCCCGGCGGGGCAGAGGCGCCGTCGGGCGAACGGCCCTCAGGTGACATGCCCGCTGGCGGCCAGGGCGGCCAGGGCGGCGGACGCGGCGGCATGGGCGGCGCGACGACGTACACGCGCAGCGACGACCTGCACATCGAGATCTCGGGTGGCGCCCTGACGATCGACGCGGGCGGTGACGGCATCGACTCGAACGGTTCCCTCTCTCTTTCGGGCGGTGCCACGATTGTGTACGGACCGATGAATGCGGGTAACGGCGCGCTCGACGCGGAGAGCGGCATCCAGGTCACTGGCGGGACCCTTGTCGCACTCGGCGCGGCGGGAATGGCGCAGGCTCCCGATGCGGCGTCGGCTCAGCCGTGGGTCCAGCTCACGGGCGCGGGCGAGGCTGACGTGCCGGTCGAGGTGGTGGACGACGCCGGCACGGTCGTCGCGACGTTCACGTCGCCCAAGGCGTTCGGGGACGCTGTCGTCTCTGCTCCGGACCTGGTCGCTGGCGCGTCCTACTCCGTGAAGCAGGGCGGGTCGACCGTCGCGACGGCGACGGCGACCGCGGCCAGCTGA